From the Candidatus Hydrogenedentota bacterium genome, one window contains:
- a CDS encoding HigA family addiction module antidote protein — protein MMMYNPPHPGEVLRELCLEPLNLSITDAAKALGVSRKTLSSILNGRAGISPEMAVRLSIAFKTTSESWMNQQMQYDLWQAEQHRDELAVMTLTQ, from the coding sequence ATGATGATGTATAACCCACCCCACCCCGGCGAGGTCCTCAGGGAACTTTGCCTCGAACCGCTCAATCTCAGCATCACCGATGCCGCCAAGGCCCTTGGAGTAAGCCGCAAGACGCTCTCCAGCATCCTGAATGGCCGCGCGGGCATCAGCCCCGAAATGGCCGTGCGACTCTCCATCGCCTTTAAAACCACTTCCGAAAGTTGGATGAACCAGCAGATGCAGTACGACCTCTGGCAGGCCGAGCAACACCGGGACGAACTCGCGGTGATGACATTGACCCAATAG
- a CDS encoding type II toxin-antitoxin system RelE/ParE family toxin, whose product MIASFKHKGLERFFRRGSTTGIQSAHAVRLRLILGRLNASTCPRDMNLPGLHLHELRGARRGTWSVQVSGNWRVTFQFEGADAIHVDYEDYH is encoded by the coding sequence GTGATTGCGAGTTTCAAGCACAAGGGATTGGAACGCTTCTTCCGGCGCGGATCGACGACGGGTATTCAGTCGGCTCACGCTGTGCGGTTGCGCCTTATCCTGGGCCGCTTGAATGCCTCCACCTGCCCGCGAGACATGAATCTGCCCGGATTGCACCTGCATGAGTTGCGGGGCGCACGGCGCGGAACGTGGTCCGTACAGGTAAGCGGCAATTGGCGGGTCACGTTTCAATTCGAAGGTGCAGACGCGATCCACGTCGACTACGAAGACTACCATTGA